The Chaetodon trifascialis isolate fChaTrf1 chromosome 16, fChaTrf1.hap1, whole genome shotgun sequence genome includes a region encoding these proteins:
- the lrrc32 gene encoding transforming growth factor beta activator LRRC32 yields the protein MWREESAERSFRLVVFARLLSICEWVGVRAEDVKSTWSGGTKTTSHQLRVSTMAAFQLLFPLLVSCVAASAHPPRHLPPCQVVQMDVFCSDLSLRSAPVNLPHGVQMLDLSRNQVQNLTQETLAYHTGFHHLNLHSNKIHFIQPGLFKDMTDLTVLDLSRNHLNVFALSKINIGPLTAVKSLDLSSNGLYTGMSDYFLADSPSLENLSLNSNSITKIAQDTFRGSSSLTKISLHNNVILEIEDGAFDSLNHLTELDLSKNSITCITDFNLRNLKVLNLSKNSLELFQSTRSKDSYKLECLDLSENKMHYFPLLPGNNVLRCLDISRNQLQSVNVTGSSGKKANVILKYLRYLDMSYNQLQSLPESFFNRMGCLEVLNVSNNCIGSFSVTQEDFLQRVKIINLSYNSLQSLTFGENTLPWLEELFLQGNDLATLDHQIFQRLPSVKHLQLEQNNLQICASDQNHQDAQDCVSFTSMQNLQFLNLSENNLRTLPANAFANTPLKLLDLSLNPGLDMDKDSLSGLERSLVHLLLRENNISNLNTDLSSLRSLKHIDLSTNQLTTLPMWNKESSIESLNLQNNNLVTLEYSTMLALEHSLKTLYMGSNPLSCCSNLGFVHMVQHSGVVVPDIETVTCVHEEYSEPVNIEKVTQEMCHRAGVQNYIIAVVLTALLVMIMLGLLVKCCQSRKRKHNRSFSA from the exons ATGTGGAGGGAAGAGTCAGCTGAGAGGAGCTTTCGACTTGTGGTGTTCGCTCGGTTACTATCGATCTGCGAGTGGGTGGGTGTGCGCGCTGAGGATGTGAAATCAACATGGTCAGGAGGCACCAAGACGACTAGTCATCAGCTGAGAGTGAG CACCATGGCCGCCTTCCAGCTGCTCTTCCCGCTGTTGGTCAGCTGCGTGGCGGCATCCGCACATCCTCCCCGCCACCTCCCTCCATGCCAAGTT GTCCAGATGGATGTGTTCTGCAGCGATCTGAGCCTTAGAAGTGCCCCAGTCAACCTTCCTCATGGCGTCCAAATGCTGGACCTTTCACGTAACCAGGTGCAAAATCTCACGCAGGAAACGCTCGCGTACCACACCGGCTTCCATCATCTGAACCTTCACTCGAACAAGATCCACTTCATCCAGCCGGGACTCTTCAAAGACATGACTGATCTGACAGTCCTGGATCTGTCCAGGAATCATCTGAATGTTTTCGCTCTCTCCAAAATCAACATTGGGCCTCTTACAGCTGTAAAGTCACTTGATCTTTCAAGCAATGGGCTGTACACAGGAATGTCTGACTATTTCCTGGCTGATTCTCCGTCGCTGGAAAACCTTTCCCTCAACAGCAATAGCATCACCAAGATAGCACAAGATACTTTCCGTGGATCCTCATCCCTGACAAAAATCAGCCTCCACAACAATGTCATCTTGGAGATTGAAGACGGAGCTTTTGACTCCTTGAATCATCTGACTGAACTCGATTTGTCCAAGAATTCAATCACGTGCATCACAGACTTCAATCTGCGTAACTTAAAAGTGCTCAATCTCAGCAAGAACAGCCTGGAGCTTTTCCAAAGCACAAGATCAAAAGACTCCTATAAATTGGAGTGTTTGGACCTCAGcgaaaacaaaatgcattactttcctcttctccctggAAACAATGTGCTTAGATGCCTGGACATTTCACGAAACCAACTCCAGAGCGTCAACGTCACAGGAAGTTCAGGAAAGAAGGCTAATGTTATTTTGAAATACCTGAGATACCTGGACATGAGTTACAACCAGCTACAAAGCTTACCAGAGTCCTTTTTTAACCGTATGGGATGTCTCGAGGTCCTGAATGTGAGCAATAACTGCATCGGATCGTTTTCtgtcacacaggaagatttcCTACAGAGAGTGAAGATCATCAATCTCAGCTACAATTCACTGCAGAGTCTGACATTTGGTGAAAACACTCTGCCATGGCTGGAAGAGCTGTTCTTACAAGGCAACGACCTCGCCACCCTGGACCATCAGATATTTCAAAGACTTCCAAGtgtcaaacacctgcagctggagcagaacAACCTGCAAATCTGTGCCTCGGACCAAAACCACCAGGATGCTCAAGACTGTGTTTCCTTTACTTCAATGCAAAACTTGCAGTTCCTGAACCTCTCTGAAAACAATCTAAGGACTCTACCTGCGAATGCCTTTGCCAACACCCCTCTGAAGTTACTGGACTTGTCCCTGAACCCGGGCTTAGACATGGACAAAGACTCCCTCTCTGGTCTGGAGCGTTCCTTGgttcacctcctcctcagggAGAACAACATTTCCAACCTAAACACAGACCTGTCGTCACTGAGGAGTCTCAAACACATAGACCTGTCCACAAACCAGCTGACCACTCTACCTATGTGGAACAAAGAGTCCTCCATTGAGTCACTAAACCTGCAAAACAACAACCTGGTCACCCTGGAGTACAGCACCATGCTGGCTCTGGAGCACTCACTAAAAACCCTCTACATGGGCTCCAaccctctgagctgctgcagcaaccTTGGCTTCGTCCACATGGTGCAACACTCAGGTGTGGTGGTTCCCGACATCGAGACTGTGACCTGCGTTCACGAGGAGTATTCAGAACCAGTCAATATCGAGAAGGTGACCCAGGAAATGTGTCACAGAGCAGGAGTCCAAAACTATATTATTGCTGTTGTACTCACAGCGTTACTTGTGATGATCATGCTGGGGCTGCTGGTTAAATGTTGCCAGTCAAGGAAACGAAAGCACAACCGAAGCTTTAGCGCGTAA